A stretch of the Coprobacillus cateniformis genome encodes the following:
- the loaP gene encoding antiterminator LoaP yields the protein MNWYVIQVRSGHEREIADKCRFLISDDILKECFIPEYICKKKFRGEWHDVRNVLFRGYVFLISDHIDELFNELKKIPDFTKVIGKKKETIYPLKDGEVEFLKTFGKDDHIVDMSVGFIEGDRIHITEGPLQGREGLIAKIDRHKRIAYISVNIFNEETTAKVGLEIISKN from the coding sequence ATGAACTGGTATGTCATACAGGTAAGAAGCGGTCATGAAAGAGAGATTGCTGATAAATGCCGTTTTCTGATTTCAGATGATATATTAAAGGAATGCTTTATTCCTGAATATATTTGTAAAAAGAAATTCAGAGGTGAATGGCACGATGTCAGAAATGTCCTCTTTAGAGGATATGTATTTCTGATCAGTGACCATATTGATGAGCTCTTTAATGAGCTGAAGAAGATACCTGACTTTACCAAGGTGATTGGAAAGAAAAAGGAAACAATCTATCCGTTAAAGGATGGAGAAGTAGAATTTCTCAAGACATTTGGAAAAGATGATCATATTGTCGATATGTCAGTAGGATTTATTGAAGGCGATAGAATTCATATCACAGAAGGACCACTACAGGGCAGAGAAGGTTTAATAGCAAAGATAGACAGACATAAGCGAATTGCTTATATCAGTGTGAACATATTCAATGAAGAGACAACAGCCAAAGTCGGTTTAGAGATTATCAGCAAGAATTAA
- a CDS encoding glycosyltransferase family 2 protein has product MNMQPLISIIIPVYNSEKFILKTLQSIIDQNYPNWEAICIDDCSSDESVILIEKLMKKDERIKLIKNELNYGPAKSRNIGLHYSKGEYITFLDSDDFWNKNKLKLQYEFMIKKDIDFSFTAYDLVNLKGESLHTVIDVPEKINYTGLLGRTVISTITVMVSKKLKTYLYMPENYSNGEDMATWLNVLKHTEYAYGLNIVLSSYRQVDGSLSSGLFNKLTRMWKVYRKIEKLSLYKSCQYYIKYIFNVIKKRKKSYK; this is encoded by the coding sequence ATGAATATGCAGCCACTTATTAGCATCATTATACCTGTTTATAATTCTGAAAAATTTATTTTAAAAACATTACAATCAATTATTGATCAAAATTATCCCAATTGGGAGGCTATCTGTATAGATGATTGTTCAAGTGATGAATCTGTTATTCTTATTGAGAAATTGATGAAAAAAGATGAACGAATTAAGTTAATTAAGAATGAGTTAAATTATGGACCAGCCAAAAGCAGAAATATAGGATTGCATTATTCTAAGGGAGAATATATAACGTTTTTAGATAGTGATGATTTTTGGAATAAAAATAAGCTTAAGTTACAATACGAATTCATGATAAAAAAAGATATTGATTTTTCATTTACAGCATATGATTTAGTGAATTTGAAGGGTGAATCTTTACATACTGTTATAGATGTTCCAGAAAAAATTAACTACACTGGTTTATTAGGAAGAACTGTTATATCCACAATTACTGTCATGGTTTCAAAAAAATTAAAAACATATCTATATATGCCGGAAAACTATTCAAATGGTGAAGATATGGCAACATGGCTAAATGTATTAAAACATACTGAGTATGCTTATGGTTTAAACATAGTATTATCATCATATAGGCAAGTAGATGGATCATTATCTTCTGGTTTATTTAACAAATTAACAAGGATGTGGAAAGTATATAGGAAAATTGAAAAATTATCTTTATATAAGAGTTGTCAATATTATATAAAATACATCTTTAATGTTATAAAAAAAAGGAAAAAAAGTTACAAATGA
- a CDS encoding helix-turn-helix domain-containing protein, translating to MSIGERLKTLRLEAGLSQRQVAETLKMSKPIVSQYESNQRTPSLGKLIRFSRFYNASLDYICENVDEKNAYFGDIKSLLEKDKK from the coding sequence ATGAGTATTGGAGAAAGATTAAAAACATTAAGATTAGAAGCTGGATTATCACAAAGACAAGTTGCTGAAACATTAAAGATGTCTAAACCTATTGTTTCACAATATGAATCTAACCAGAGAACACCTTCTTTAGGAAAATTAATTCGTTTCTCTCGTTTCTATAATGCTTCATTAGATTACATTTGCGAAAACGTTGATGAAAAGAATGCGTATTTTGGTGATATCAAGTCATTACTCGAAAAAGACAAAAAATAA
- a CDS encoding sugar transferase — protein sequence MYRNCIKRIIDIIMSFLGIIVLSPVLIVLSIFIKMTSPGPVLFKQERVGKNNKNFKIYKFRSMRTDTPKDVPTHMLEDPEQYITKIGKFMRKTSLDELPQLFNILKGEMSVIGPRPSLPNQYDLNELRNKNGASSIRPGLTGLAQISGRDELEIEVKANLDGEYAMEITLFKDIKLFFSTILSVIRSDGIKEGKIE from the coding sequence ATGTATAGAAACTGTATAAAGAGAATCATAGATATTATCATGAGCTTTCTAGGGATAATTGTTCTTTCACCTGTACTGATTGTTTTATCTATCTTTATAAAGATGACATCACCAGGTCCAGTGCTTTTCAAACAGGAAAGAGTTGGAAAGAATAATAAGAATTTTAAAATATATAAGTTTAGAAGCATGAGAACTGACACACCAAAAGATGTTCCAACACATATGCTAGAAGATCCAGAACAGTATATTACTAAAATTGGAAAGTTTATGAGAAAAACGAGTCTAGATGAATTACCGCAGCTCTTTAATATATTGAAAGGAGAAATGTCAGTAATAGGTCCAAGACCAAGTCTCCCTAATCAATATGATTTAAATGAATTAAGAAACAAAAACGGTGCTTCATCAATCAGACCTGGATTAACAGGATTAGCACAGATCAGCGGAAGAGATGAACTAGAGATAGAAGTGAAAGCGAATCTTGATGGAGAATATGCCATGGAAATAACACTTTTTAAAGATATAAAATTATTCTTTTCAACAATTTTGAGTGTTATAAGAAGTGATGGTATTAAAGAGGGGAAGATAGAATGA
- a CDS encoding LytR/AlgR family response regulator transcription factor, translating into MNIAICDDEAYYVNDIFKRLMTYKETNDDVSLYVDSFYDSRELMNSIMKKDYDLVYLDIELNDGNGINIAQMIHNIQPECMIIFITSHMNYFNQSFLVNAFQYMKKPVKEQFFISELERAMKRLEDTSRSFVFHTTEGNIVFDTKEILYIETAYREYKIHSTRGAFYGTIKSITEIKKALLECDFFKIQRSFIVNLEHIERFDSATITMTNKDMLPISKKKYKEFKEVLFKYLESQ; encoded by the coding sequence ATGAACATAGCAATTTGTGATGATGAAGCATATTATGTGAACGATATCTTCAAGCGTTTAATGACATATAAGGAAACAAATGATGATGTCTCTTTATATGTAGATTCATTTTATGATTCAAGAGAATTAATGAATAGTATTATGAAAAAAGATTATGACTTGGTTTATTTAGATATTGAATTAAATGATGGCAATGGTATTAACATTGCACAGATGATTCATAATATACAGCCAGAGTGTATGATAATATTTATTACAAGTCATATGAATTATTTTAATCAATCATTTCTTGTCAATGCATTTCAATATATGAAAAAGCCTGTAAAAGAACAGTTCTTTATTAGTGAATTAGAAAGAGCAATGAAAAGGTTAGAGGATACAAGCAGATCTTTTGTCTTTCATACAACAGAAGGAAACATAGTTTTTGATACAAAAGAAATACTATACATAGAAACAGCATATAGAGAATATAAAATTCACTCTACAAGAGGTGCATTCTATGGAACTATAAAATCCATTACAGAAATTAAGAAAGCATTGTTGGAATGTGATTTCTTTAAAATTCAAAGAAGTTTTATTGTGAATCTTGAACATATTGAAAGATTTGATAGTGCAACAATCACAATGACAAATAAAGATATGTTACCTATATCTAAAAAGAAATATAAAGAATTTAAAGAAGTCCTCTTTAAATATCTAGAATCTCAATAA
- a CDS encoding LytR/AlgR family response regulator transcription factor: protein MRIAVCDDENYFVENIIERIKSYGIEDVLPNKFDGYTDPCQLLNHFKMFDYDLVYLDIKMNDKCGVDVAKEIKRIKSNCIVIFVSSYDEYIHESYRVEAFQFLKKPVEEELFNLELKRAITKYKRLNKSFVFTTSIGNKLIKANDIIFLETSYGNYKLYTTNDTYFGTCKSITDTKQELLDSHFYQLNRSIIINFKHVYTFTNEDITMSNKEILHITKKKRRDFKEKYFDYIDNEE, encoded by the coding sequence ATGAGGATTGCAGTTTGTGATGATGAAAATTATTTCGTTGAAAATATTATAGAAAGGATTAAATCATATGGTATAGAAGATGTTTTACCCAATAAGTTTGATGGATATACTGATCCATGCCAATTATTAAATCACTTTAAAATGTTTGATTACGATCTAGTGTATTTAGATATTAAAATGAATGATAAATGTGGTGTCGATGTCGCAAAAGAAATAAAGAGAATTAAATCTAATTGTATTGTTATATTTGTTAGTTCTTATGATGAATATATACATGAATCTTATAGAGTTGAAGCTTTTCAATTTTTAAAGAAACCTGTTGAAGAAGAACTTTTTAATTTAGAGTTAAAAAGAGCTATTACAAAATATAAGAGATTAAATAAAAGTTTTGTATTCACTACATCTATTGGAAATAAACTCATTAAAGCTAATGATATTATTTTCTTAGAAACAAGTTATGGGAATTATAAACTTTATACAACAAATGATACATATTTTGGTACATGTAAAAGTATAACAGATACAAAACAAGAACTATTAGATTCACATTTCTATCAATTGAATAGAAGTATAATTATTAATTTCAAACATGTCTATACTTTTACAAATGAAGATATAACCATGTCTAACAAAGAAATTCTTCATATTACTAAAAAGAAACGTAGAGACTTTAAAGAGAAGTATTTTGATTATATAGATAATGAGGAATAG
- a CDS encoding LCP family protein, translating to MSKKENIIQKVTQWRVILGIQVIASLILIGLLFKLGALPMLYAIIVIILVALLNVGIFFLMKPSKNKKKGKVRTVIGKFVSILLSVLLLVGSLYIAQGNSLIDAITGANTEITRISVVVMKDSKYKKLSDLKGETIEVNTSAETDKMKEAIEGLQKEESSIKTKEVAEFATMADDLYSGKTKAIYVNEAYYAMLETNHENFKYDTDVIYTYKIEEKTKDISKNVNVTKDPFVVYISGIDTYGSVSTVSRSDVNMILTVNPKTKQILMTSIPRDYYVTLANKGKKDKLTHSGLGGIENTVKTMENFMGIDINYYGRVNFTSVIEIVDALGGINIDSTVAFTGYDGTSFKKGTNHITGKQALEFSRERHAFGGGDNERVHNQQVVMAGMIKKMISPSIITNYSSVLSSINGSFETNMESGDITGLLQMQISDMASWTIVQKQLTGTGKTMTGGAYMPNNKLYYMIPNEASVAENKQAIQNVLAGKPVS from the coding sequence ATGTCTAAAAAAGAGAATATAATCCAAAAAGTGACACAATGGAGAGTTATTTTAGGTATTCAAGTTATTGCTTCATTAATACTTATTGGATTGTTATTTAAATTAGGTGCTTTGCCTATGTTATATGCAATCATTGTTATTATATTGGTTGCGTTATTAAATGTAGGAATTTTCTTTTTAATGAAACCATCTAAAAATAAGAAAAAAGGAAAAGTTCGTACTGTTATAGGAAAGTTTGTAAGTATTTTACTAAGTGTACTTTTATTAGTAGGTTCTTTATATATAGCCCAAGGAAATTCACTTATTGATGCGATTACTGGAGCTAATACAGAAATAACTCGTATTTCGGTTGTTGTTATGAAAGATAGTAAGTATAAAAAATTATCTGATTTAAAAGGCGAAACAATTGAAGTCAATACATCCGCTGAAACAGATAAGATGAAGGAAGCTATTGAGGGTCTTCAAAAGGAAGAATCTTCAATTAAAACAAAAGAAGTTGCAGAATTTGCTACAATGGCTGATGATTTGTATTCTGGTAAGACAAAAGCAATTTATGTTAATGAAGCTTATTATGCAATGTTAGAAACAAATCATGAGAACTTTAAATATGACACTGATGTCATTTATACATATAAGATTGAAGAAAAAACAAAAGATATTTCTAAAAATGTTAATGTTACAAAAGATCCTTTTGTTGTCTATATCAGTGGTATTGATACTTATGGAAGTGTATCAACAGTATCAAGATCAGATGTTAATATGATTCTTACAGTGAATCCAAAAACAAAACAAATTCTTATGACAAGTATTCCAAGAGATTACTATGTAACTTTAGCAAATAAAGGTAAAAAAGATAAACTAACGCATTCTGGATTGGGTGGTATTGAAAATACAGTCAAGACAATGGAAAACTTTATGGGAATTGATATTAACTATTATGGAAGAGTTAATTTTACTTCTGTCATTGAAATTGTTGATGCTTTAGGTGGAATTAACATTGATAGCACTGTTGCCTTTACTGGATATGATGGGACTTCTTTTAAGAAAGGAACTAATCATATTACTGGTAAACAAGCACTAGAATTTTCTAGAGAGCGTCATGCATTTGGTGGTGGTGATAATGAACGTGTTCATAATCAACAGGTTGTTATGGCGGGAATGATTAAAAAGATGATTTCTCCTTCAATTATCACAAATTACTCTAGTGTGTTAAGTTCAATTAATGGTTCATTTGAAACGAATATGGAATCAGGAGATATTACAGGTTTATTACAAATGCAAATTAGTGATATGGCATCTTGGACGATTGTTCAAAAACAATTAACTGGAACTGGGAAAACAATGACAGGTGGAGCATATATGCCAAATAATAAATTATATTATATGATTCCAAATGAAGCTAGTGTTGCTGAAAATAAACAAGCAATACAAAATGTATTAGCTGGAAAACCAGTAAGTTAA
- a CDS encoding GHKL domain-containing protein has product MLQTNERILAEKRFIERKVEADENIKRMRHDLKNNYYILNGYANDGNIEEIKKFLEARIGILDKSSSFIHSGHSCIDSILNEKIFIMKEKNIQYTENLAHMYIGDIDVSDLSLLIGLALDNAIEAAEQVNDFKEIDLTAKNYQGYLVLYFKNSIIPNSYPDFNKTSKLSDSFNHGFGVKGIKQFAKIYNGEIKYITEKNKVILRVTLSVSNG; this is encoded by the coding sequence ATGTTACAAACAAATGAAAGAATTCTTGCTGAAAAAAGGTTTATAGAAAGAAAAGTAGAAGCTGATGAAAATATAAAAAGAATGAGACATGATTTAAAAAATAATTATTATATTTTAAACGGTTATGCTAATGATGGAAATATAGAAGAAATAAAAAAATTCTTAGAAGCAAGAATTGGTATACTGGATAAGTCATCATCATTTATACATAGTGGTCACTCGTGTATTGATAGTATTCTTAATGAGAAAATATTTATTATGAAGGAAAAGAATATCCAATATACTGAAAATTTAGCACATATGTATATAGGGGACATCGATGTTAGTGATTTATCCTTATTAATTGGTTTGGCATTGGATAACGCTATTGAAGCGGCAGAACAAGTTAATGACTTTAAAGAAATTGACCTCACTGCTAAAAATTATCAAGGTTATCTGGTTCTGTATTTCAAAAATTCAATTATTCCTAATAGTTATCCAGATTTTAATAAAACAAGCAAATTATCTGATTCCTTCAATCATGGATTTGGAGTCAAAGGAATTAAACAGTTTGCTAAAATATATAATGGAGAAATTAAATATATTACAGAAAAAAATAAAGTCATTCTAAGAGTGACTTTAAGTGTGAGTAATGGCTGA
- a CDS encoding hemolysin family protein: protein MDSIPSQLLLQAILILVNAFFAATEIAVLSLNATQLEKKAEKGEKTAKRLLKLTQEPSGFLSTIQIGITLAGFLGSAFAADNFSGYLVDWIYNDIGFTALSLTTLDTLAVIVITLILSYFTLIFGELVPKRIAMQKPYEVSKLSCGVVLAVAKVVKPVVKFLSMSTNAILRILHLKTEAEEDTITEEEILMMIELGEKRGVLDEDESEWLQNIFDFDDTCIREIMTHSVDVISIALDASDDEIINIIKKTGISRYPVYDHDDENIIGILHVRDYLLNLQTKEKSFKDILTPAYFIPDSMTADDLFEDMQTKNIHFAIAIDEFGEMSGIITLEDLVEEIVGNIYDEHDAYEQPSIQTINDHQWKVSGNVNIEDLSKELDTEIPVDEDYDTIGGYIYSHLRSIPKDGTTKTIKADNLTFQITKIQNRRIKEVIITKHSENKSQG, encoded by the coding sequence ATGGACTCTATCCCCTCGCAATTGTTATTACAAGCAATTTTAATTTTAGTCAATGCATTCTTTGCTGCAACAGAAATCGCAGTCTTATCATTAAATGCAACACAATTAGAAAAGAAAGCTGAAAAAGGTGAAAAAACTGCGAAACGTCTTTTAAAATTAACTCAAGAACCATCTGGATTCTTATCAACAATTCAAATTGGTATTACATTGGCTGGTTTCTTAGGAAGTGCCTTTGCAGCTGATAACTTTTCTGGTTATTTAGTTGATTGGATATATAATGACATAGGATTTACTGCACTATCATTAACAACGTTAGATACATTAGCAGTTATTGTCATCACACTTATACTTTCTTATTTTACATTAATATTTGGTGAGTTAGTTCCAAAGAGAATTGCGATGCAAAAACCATATGAAGTTTCTAAATTATCATGTGGAGTTGTTTTGGCAGTCGCAAAAGTCGTTAAACCAGTTGTTAAATTCTTATCAATGTCTACAAATGCTATATTAAGAATATTACATTTAAAAACAGAAGCTGAAGAAGATACAATTACTGAAGAAGAAATACTAATGATGATTGAACTTGGAGAAAAACGTGGTGTTTTAGATGAAGATGAAAGTGAATGGTTACAAAACATCTTTGACTTTGATGATACTTGTATTCGTGAGATTATGACACATTCTGTTGATGTCATCTCTATTGCTTTGGATGCAAGTGATGATGAGATTATTAACATTATTAAAAAAACAGGTATTTCAAGATATCCAGTTTATGATCATGATGATGAAAATATTATTGGAATTCTTCATGTTAGAGATTACTTACTGAATTTACAAACTAAAGAAAAGAGTTTTAAAGATATCTTAACCCCTGCTTATTTCATACCTGATTCTATGACTGCTGATGACTTATTTGAAGATATGCAAACAAAGAATATCCATTTTGCTATTGCAATTGATGAGTTTGGTGAAATGAGTGGTATTATTACATTAGAAGATCTTGTAGAAGAAATTGTTGGTAACATCTATGATGAACATGATGCTTATGAACAACCTTCTATCCAAACAATTAATGATCATCAATGGAAAGTGAGTGGAAATGTTAATATTGAAGACTTGTCTAAAGAGTTAGATACTGAAATTCCTGTTGATGAAGATTATGATACGATTGGTGGTTATATCTATAGTCATCTAAGGTCTATTCCAAAAGATGGAACAACTAAGACTATCAAAGCTGATAATTTAACATTTCAAATCACCAAAATACAAAACAGACGTATTAAAGAAGTTATTATTACAAAACATAGTGAAAACAAGTCCCAAGGATAG
- a CDS encoding LytR/AlgR family response regulator transcription factor, translating into MNIVVCDDQLDYLNLIEKKIVQCFDEKEIPLNTYTYSNIKDLIDSVKKHSYQFAFIEMNIENGKGVEAAQILRKANPACRVIFISDKYRQVQEAFQVHALEYLLKPIDTNKFKDVMNYALDWYRSQNIKFVVPIRDIARKRVFSVDEIKYVETYYNDLEIVTVNEEHFMTHVKNRYKLRPALRARWFIQVNQSVLINMKCLDFLTDRNAILKTREVFSTSKGMLIQNHLEFEEFLRKQRK; encoded by the coding sequence ATGAACATAGTGGTTTGCGACGATCAATTGGATTATCTAAATTTAATCGAGAAAAAGATAGTTCAATGCTTCGATGAAAAGGAAATACCATTGAATACATACACGTATTCAAACATTAAGGATTTGATAGACAGTGTAAAGAAACATTCCTATCAATTTGCATTTATTGAAATGAATATAGAAAATGGGAAAGGAGTTGAAGCTGCACAAATACTGAGAAAAGCTAATCCAGCATGTCGTGTTATTTTTATAAGTGATAAATACAGACAAGTTCAAGAAGCATTTCAAGTACATGCTTTAGAATATTTATTAAAGCCAATTGACACAAATAAATTTAAAGATGTCATGAATTATGCATTAGATTGGTATAGAAGTCAAAACATAAAATTTGTTGTTCCAATAAGAGATATTGCTAGAAAGCGTGTTTTTAGTGTAGATGAAATTAAATATGTAGAAACATATTACAATGATTTAGAAATTGTTACTGTTAATGAAGAACATTTTATGACCCATGTTAAGAATCGTTATAAACTTAGACCAGCACTAAGAGCAAGATGGTTTATTCAAGTCAATCAAAGTGTGCTAATCAATATGAAATGTCTTGACTTTCTAACTGACAGAAATGCAATACTCAAAACAAGAGAAGTTTTTTCAACAAGTAAAGGAATGTTAATTCAAAACCATTTAGAATTTGAAGAATTTTTAAGAAAACAAAGAAAGTAA
- a CDS encoding sugar phosphate nucleotidyltransferase: MKDVTLVVMAAGIGSRFGGGIKQLEPVGPNGEIIMDYSIYDAIQAGFNKVVFVIRKDLEKDFDEIIGQRMKKKIHVEYAFQELSNIPTQYKEIFKERKKPWGTGQAILACKGLIHEPFLVINADDYYGKEAYQVAYQYLTTKHECDVLPACMVGFILKNTLSDNGGVTRGICQVSLDHKLVDIVETHNIEKRNNHAVVNDQVIDLDSIVSMNMWGLYPEFINVLEDKFQIFLEKLDSTDLKTEYLLPTIIGDLLKEQQIRVEVLKSQDEWFGVTYKEDKESVKESIHKLIDKGVYPNHL, translated from the coding sequence TTGAAAGATGTAACATTAGTTGTCATGGCAGCAGGAATTGGAAGCCGTTTTGGTGGAGGAATTAAACAATTAGAACCAGTCGGACCAAATGGTGAAATTATTATGGATTATTCTATTTATGATGCGATTCAAGCAGGTTTTAATAAGGTTGTTTTTGTGATTAGAAAAGACTTAGAAAAAGATTTTGATGAAATCATAGGTCAAAGAATGAAAAAGAAAATACATGTTGAATATGCATTTCAGGAGTTATCAAATATTCCTACTCAATACAAGGAGATATTTAAAGAGAGAAAGAAACCATGGGGAACAGGTCAGGCTATTTTAGCATGTAAAGGACTGATTCATGAACCATTCTTAGTTATTAATGCAGATGATTATTATGGTAAAGAAGCTTATCAAGTTGCTTATCAATATTTAACCACAAAACATGAATGTGATGTATTACCAGCATGTATGGTAGGATTTATATTAAAGAATACATTGAGTGATAATGGTGGTGTCACAAGAGGAATCTGTCAAGTGAGTTTAGATCACAAGTTAGTTGACATTGTAGAAACACATAATATTGAGAAAAGGAATAATCATGCAGTCGTGAATGATCAGGTTATTGATTTAGATTCGATTGTATCTATGAATATGTGGGGGCTTTATCCAGAGTTTATTAATGTTTTAGAAGATAAATTTCAAATATTCTTAGAAAAGTTAGACTCAACTGATCTAAAAACAGAATATCTTTTACCAACAATTATAGGTGATTTATTAAAAGAACAACAAATAAGGGTTGAAGTCTTAAAATCACAAGATGAGTGGTTTGGAGTGACATACAAAGAAGATAAAGAATCTGTGAAAGAAAGTATACATAAACTTATTGATAAAGGTGTATATCCAAATCATCTATGA
- a CDS encoding O-antigen ligase family protein, whose protein sequence is MLDKLLGDRKYFKLLFIVYLFSNTLALGYFGITFNPLCLFVFGYGIVIFIYNLIKGEFFYSKNHLLIIGLYGLLLFIATYLNKEYSNKNSFLIAGMQMIIFLLIFGQPKSMTLKKLKQELQCIIPLTCILVGIASFISLGMYFLNISGTQNGWYIGLVGTRLFGVYFNCNPASFLAVIVILLSLVAIKNHYKGEFLYYMNIVIQLGYIILTQCRAAIIILAIVVTAVLYYHFFRAKEMSKVKKICLNLVMCLCILSGTVLVNKVAFIIPQLQGATEEDGGRFQLSKLKEIVSLTMSGQLQNIPKIIHLVDDVSSGRVTLAKDSLDVWQKSPIQGIGAGNFRPMLVNTTSDDTWGQQILHSHNVFLESLITAGVFGFLLFFIFFIKTLFTTRDILIKYKNKKSYYIILLFIMMYVSEFIGGLLDFGVFYIYSLSATLAWLFLGYIYWLNDQTDMSLVDNTNIAVFNKYDLISIQYQKQEIDVLKPEFVVLETKYQNDDYIMKVEYLLGESSFVYDVYYTLHDNKRDEDIIEKELARDFYSLIKDEMTTIYEQSHIK, encoded by the coding sequence ATGTTAGATAAATTATTAGGAGATAGAAAATATTTTAAATTATTATTTATAGTTTACTTATTTAGTAATACATTAGCATTAGGATATTTTGGAATAACTTTTAATCCATTATGTTTATTTGTGTTTGGATATGGTATAGTCATATTCATTTATAATTTGATTAAAGGAGAATTCTTTTATTCGAAGAATCACTTATTGATTATTGGATTATATGGTTTATTGCTTTTTATAGCAACTTATCTCAATAAAGAGTATTCAAATAAGAATTCTTTTCTTATTGCAGGTATGCAAATGATTATCTTTTTATTGATTTTTGGTCAACCAAAATCAATGACACTTAAGAAATTAAAACAAGAATTACAATGTATAATACCTTTGACTTGTATTCTTGTAGGTATTGCATCTTTCATATCTTTAGGTATGTACTTCTTAAATATTTCAGGTACTCAAAATGGCTGGTATATAGGGCTAGTAGGGACGCGTTTATTTGGAGTTTATTTCAATTGTAATCCGGCATCATTTTTAGCAGTTATTGTTATTTTATTGTCATTAGTTGCAATTAAGAATCATTATAAAGGTGAATTTCTTTATTATATGAATATTGTTATACAATTAGGATATATTATCTTAACACAATGTCGAGCAGCGATTATTATATTAGCTATTGTTGTTACAGCTGTTCTTTATTATCATTTCTTTAGAGCAAAAGAAATGTCAAAAGTGAAAAAGATATGTTTGAATCTTGTCATGTGTTTATGTATCTTATCTGGAACGGTTCTTGTGAATAAGGTTGCATTTATCATTCCACAGTTGCAAGGTGCTACTGAGGAAGATGGTGGACGTTTTCAGCTTTCTAAACTGAAAGAAATTGTTTCTTTAACAATGAGTGGGCAGCTCCAAAATATACCTAAGATAATTCACCTTGTTGATGACGTGAGCAGTGGGCGTGTAACTCTTGCTAAAGATTCATTAGACGTTTGGCAAAAATCTCCTATTCAAGGAATTGGAGCAGGTAATTTTAGACCGATGCTTGTAAATACAACATCAGATGATACATGGGGACAGCAAATTCTTCATAGTCATAATGTTTTCTTAGAATCATTAATAACTGCTGGAGTCTTTGGTTTCTTATTATTCTTTATCTTCTTTATTAAAACATTATTTACAACAAGAGACATATTGATAAAATATAAGAATAAGAAATCCTATTATATTATTTTATTATTTATTATGATGTATGTGAGTGAGTTTATAGGGGGATTATTAGACTTTGGTGTTTTCTATATTTACTCATTATCAGCGACTCTAGCCTGGTTATTTTTAGGGTATATTTATTGGTTAAATGATCAAACTGATATGTCTTTAGTAGATAATACAAATATTGCAGTCTTTAATAAGTATGATCTTATTTCTATTCAATATCAAAAACAAGAGATAGATGTTTTAAAGCCTGAATTTGTTGTTTTAGAGACAAAGTATCAAAATGATGATTATATCATGAAAGTTGAATACTTATTAGGAGAATCATCTTTTGTTTATGATGTCTATTATACATTACATGACAATAAAAGAGATGAGGATATTATTGAAAAAGAGTTGGCAAGGGACTTCTATAGTCTTATTAAAGATGAAATGACTACTATATATGAGCAATCGCATATTAAATAA